DNA sequence from the bacterium genome:
CCATCCGCTGCGGGCGCGTCCGGGTCGAGCGCCCGGCGGAATGCCGCCCAGAGACCGTCGTTGGGATCCGGCGCGTAGAGCGCCGGCGGGATACCGGGCCCGCCGCGGGAGAACCGGGCGATCAGCTCCCCGCGCGTGGTCGCGGGCGATTCGACGCCCGCGGGTGCCAGCAACACGATCCCGCCGAGGGCGACGGGTAAGACCGTGGCGGTATCCCCGTCCGCATCCCGGAAGAGTTGCCGCTCGTCCTCGGTCGGCATCCGGTACATGAATGCAACATCGGCGCGACGATTAATCAAATCCTCGAGCGCCTGGTTGGTGCCGCCGCCCAAGACGATCACGGCCAGGTCGGGGTAATCCGACCGATACCCGTCGGCCAGGACGTCCACCAGACCCGGAGCGAGGTCCCGGCCCGCAACCACGAGGGACGGCACCGCGTCCTGGCCGCCAAGGATGTCGCGAAGACGTTGCCAGCCCACACCGCCCCTGACGACCAGGAGCATGGCGATCGCGGCGACGTAGACCGTCAGCCGAATCAACAGCCACTTTCTTCGGCGTGATGCCATCATGTCCCGTTTTCGGTTGCGCCCGCGGCCGGGGCGCCTATAATCGGGCGTTGCAGGTCTTCAACCAGCAAGCGGGATCATGAACACGACGAACCCCGATCGCCTTCACCGGTTCGCAGCGAACGTGCGCGGTCGCGCGCGGCGACGGAGCCTTTCTTTGGCCGTACCGGCGATCGTGGGCGTCGTCGCGGCGATTCTGGGCGTCGGCTGCGGCAACAGCGTCGATTCCGACAGAGCCCCTTCTTCTCTCTCTATCCATGAAACCGCTTTCATGGACACGTTGCAAGCGAGAACTTTCGGATATTTCTGGGATCTTTGCGATCCCCGGACGGGTCTCGCGCCGGATCGGGCCCCCACGCCCTCCTTCGCCAGCGTGGCAGCGACCGGGTTCGCCCTGACGGCCTATCCCATCGGCGCGGAACGCGGATACGTCACACGTGCCGAGGCCCGCGACCGCGCGCTATCGACGCTGCGCTTCCTCTGGCTGGCCCCGCAGGACACCGCCGTGTCCGGCACGGCGGGCCACATGGGCTTCTTCTACCATTTCCTCGTGCCAGAGACCGGCGCGCGCTTCCGGGAGGTGGAGCTTTCGACGGTGGACACGGCCCTGCTGATCGCCGGCGCGCTGTTCTGCCAGTCCTACTTCGACGGCTACGCGACGGCCGAGAGGGAGATCCGCGCCCTGGCCGACTCGCTCTATCTGCGCGTCGACTGGACCTGGGCCTCGGTGCGTCCCCCGACCATCGGGCACGGCTGGACGCCCGAACGCGGCCACCTGCCCTACGACTGGCGCGGCTACAACGAGGGCATGATCCTCTACCTGCTGGCCCTCGGCTCTCCCACGCATCCCGTCGCGCCCGAGGCCTGGGGCGCCTGGACGGACGGCTATCGCTGGGACGCGTTCCAGGGGCGGGAGCACCTCGGGTTCGGTCCCCTGTTCGGGCATCAGTACACCCAGGTCTGGTTCGATCTGCGCGGCCTGCAGGACGCGTACATGGGCGCGCACGGTCTCGACTATTTCGAGAACTCCCGCCGCGCCACCCTCGCCCAGCGCGATTATGCCAGGGCCAATCCCGCCGGCTGGCGCGGCTACGGCGAGCGACTGTGGGGCCTGACCGCCTGCGACGGGCCCGTCCACCGGACGCTCGAGATCGACGGCGTTACGCGCCGCTTCGAGACCTACTGGGCGCGGGGCGCCTCGTTCACGTCCGTCGATGACGACGGCACCGTGTGCCCGTCGGCAGCGGCGGCATCGCTCCCCTTCGCGCCGGAGATCGTCGCGCCGCTCCTGCTCGCCCTGCGCGAGGACCACGGGGACCATCTGCTCGGCGCGTACGGCTTCCGCGACGCCCTCAATCCCACCTTCGACATCGACGCGCCGGTTCAGCACGGGCGGGTCGTGCCGGGGCGCGGCTGGTACGACACGGACTACCTCGGCATCGATCAGGGGCCGATCCTGGCCATGATCGAGAACCACCGCAGCGGACTGGTCTGGCGTTGCATGCGCCGCAATCCCCACGTGATCCGCGCGCTGCGCGCCGCGGGCTTCACGGGCGGATGGCTCAGCGATGCGGGCGGGGGATCGTGAGGCGCCTCGCCGGTCTCGTGGTCCCGCTGGCGGCGCTGGCGGCGTTGGTCGCGGGTTGCGGCCGCGATGACGGCGGGACGGTGGTGCGCTTCTGGGCGATGGGACGCGAGGGCGAGGTCGTCCGCGAGCTGCTGGCGGACTTCGAGCGCGAGAATCCGGACCTGCGCGTCGACGTCCAGCAGATCCCCTGGACGGCCGCCCACGAGAAGCTCCTCACCGCCCACGTGGGTCACGCCACGCCCGACGTGGCCCAGCTGGGCAACACGTGGCTGTCCGAGTTCGTCGCCCTCGACGCGATCGCGCCCCTCGACGCGCGCGCGGCCGCCGATCCGGCGATCGATCCCGCGGACCACTTCCCGGGCATCTGGGACACGAACGTGCTGGACGGCCGCCTCTACGGCGTGCCCTGGTACGTGGACACGCGCGTGCTCTTCTACCGCAGCGATCTGCTGGCCGCGGCCGGTCACCCCACGGCGCCGCAGGACTGGGCGTCGTGGCGGGCGGCCATGCGCGACGTCGTCGCGCAGGCCGGCGCGGACCGGCGCTACGGGATCTTCCTGCCGCTGAACGAATGGCCGCCGACGGTGATCCTGGGCCTGCAGGCGGGATCGACACTGCTGGACGCGGACGGGGGCCTGGGCGTTTTCTCGGAGCCGCCCTTCCGCAGGGCCTTCGACTTCTACCTCGGCCTGTTCCGGGACGGGCTCGCGCCGCCTGTCTCCAACAACGAGATCGCGAACCTCTACCAGGAATTCGCGCGCGGGACCTTCGCCATGTACATCACCGGCCCGTGGAACCTCGGCGAATTCCGCCGCCGCCTGCCCGAGGAGCTGCAGGACGCCTGGGCCACGGCGCCGCTGCCGGGACCGGAGCCGGGCGTCCCCGGCGTCTCGCTGGCGGGCGGCTCCAGCCTCGTGATCTTCAGGGATTCTCCCCGCGCCGACGCCGCCTGGCGCCTGGTGTCGTTCCTCTCGCGTCCCGAGCAACAGGCGCGCTTCTACGACCTGACCGGCGATCTGCCCGCCCACCGGGGCGCCTGGGAGCGGGCGGGCATCGTCGACGACCCGCGCGCCCGCGCCTTCCGCGACCAGCTCGAGCACGTAGTGTCCACCCCCAAGGTGCCGGAGTGGGAGCAGATCGCCACGCGCGTCTACGAGCGGGGGGAGACGGCCGTGCGCGGCTCGGCCACCGTCGAAGAGGCCCTCACCGCCCTGGATGAGGATGTGGCGCGGATGCTCGACAAACGGCGCTGGCTCCAGGCGCGCAAGGCCCGCGGCGCCGCTCCCGACGGGGCGGCGCCGCGATGAGCGGCGACCTGGAACGCCGCAAGACCAGGGCCGCCTGGTGGTTCCTGGCGCCGGCGCTGACCCTGCTGGCCGTGTTCTTCGTGCTGCCGGTCGCCGCCGGCCTCCTGCTCGGCTTCACCGACTTCGACATCTACGCGATCGGGGCGCCGGGCAACGCGCGCTTCGTCGGCCTGCGCAACTACGCGCACCTGCTGACGGACGCCGGTTTCTGGCGCACGTTCTGGAACACCCTGTTCTTCGTGGTCGTCGGCGGGCCGCTGTCGGTGGCGGCGTCCCTGGGCGCGGCGCTGCTGGTCGACGCCAGGGCCGCGCGGCTGCGCCCGCTCTTCCGCACCGTCTACTTCGCACCGGTGGTGACCACCCTGGTCTCGGTGGCGATCATCTGGCGCTACCTCTACCACCCGCATTACGGGCTCCTGAACCACGTCCTCGGACTGATCGGCGTATCGCCCGTCGACTGGCTGGGCGACCCGCAGTGGGCCATGCCGGCGATCATCCTGCTCGCGGTGTGGAAGAACTTCGGCTACAACATGCTGATCTTCGTGGCCGGCCTGCAGGCGGTGTCCACCCATCTCTACGAGGCGGCGGCCATCGACGGCGCCGGCGCGTGGCGGCGCTTCCGCCATATCACGTTGCCGGGTCTCGGTCCGACCTTCCTCTTCGTGGGCGTGACCACGATGATCGGCTACTTCCAGCTCTTCGCCGAGCCCTACGTCATGACCCAGGGCGGACCGCTGGGCAGCACGCGCAGCCTCGTGCTCTTCATGTACGAGGAGGGCTTCCGCTGGTGGCGCATCGGCACGGCATCCTCGGTGGCGGGCGTGCTGCTGCTGATCACCCTGGCGGGCGCGCTGCTGCAGTTCCGTCTGCAGGGAGGCCGCCGATGAACGGGCATCGCCTGCGCACCGCGCTGCTGCACCTCATGCTGTCGGCCGTGGCCCTGATCACCCTGACGCCGCTGGCCTGGATGGTGGCGGCGGCCTTCATGCAGCCCGGCGAGGCCAACTCCCTGCCGCCGCACGTGCTGCCCCGCGACCCCACCCTGGGCAACTTCGCGACCCTGTTCACCCGCCTCGACATGGCGCGCGCCTTCCTCAACAGCGCGCTGGTCGCCGTCCTGGCCACGGTCATGTCCGTGTTCATCAATTCGCTGGCGGGGTATGCCTTCGCCAAGCTGCCCTTCCCCGGACGCGAGGGCCTGTTCAGACGGCTGGCGATGGCCCTGGTCGTGCCGGCCCAGGTGGGCATGCTGCCGCTGTTCCTGCTGCTGCGCGAACTCGGCCTGGTCAACACCTACGCCGGCGTGCTGATCCCCTACCTGGCGAGCATCTACGGGATCTTCCTGATCCGTCAGTACGCCCTCGGCGTCTCCGACGAGCTGCTCGACGCCGCGCGCATCGACGGTGCGGGCGAGCTGCGCATCTTCGCCCTCATCGTGCTGCCGATCATCAGGCCGATCCTCGCCACCCTGGCCGCCTTCACCTTCCTGAGCGCCTGGAACGACTTCATGTGGCCGCTGATCGTGCTGAGCGACGGCGACATGTACACGCTGCCGGTGGCGCTGGCCAACCTGATGGGCGAGCACGTCCAGGACGGCGAGCTGATGATGGCCGGCGCCATGCTGACCATCGTTCCGGCGCTGATCGTCTTCCTCGTCTTCCAGCGCTTCTTCGTGCGCGGCATCACCGCCGGCAGCGTCAAGGGGTGATCCGCCATGAGACGCCTGATCTCCATCGCGATTCTGGCGGGGTCCCTCGCGATCGCCGCCTCGTGCGGACGCGGGACGGACGACCTCGCGCCCGTGCGCATAGACGACGGCTCGCCCGCGGCCTGGACGGCCCATCCCGCCGACGGCGTGGAGATGTCGCTCGCCGGCGACGACGGCGCCCTGCGCCTGGATTTCCGCTTCACCGGCGGCGGCTACGCCATCGCGCGCCGCGAGGTCGACCTCGTGCTGCCCGAGAACTTCGCCTTCACGTTCCGGCTGCGCGGCGAGTGCCCCGTCAACACCCTGGAGTTCAAGCTGGTCGACGAGACCGGCGAGAACGTCT
Encoded proteins:
- a CDS encoding sugar ABC transporter permease, which encodes MSGDLERRKTRAAWWFLAPALTLLAVFFVLPVAAGLLLGFTDFDIYAIGAPGNARFVGLRNYAHLLTDAGFWRTFWNTLFFVVVGGPLSVAASLGAALLVDARAARLRPLFRTVYFAPVVTTLVSVAIIWRYLYHPHYGLLNHVLGLIGVSPVDWLGDPQWAMPAIILLAVWKNFGYNMLIFVAGLQAVSTHLYEAAAIDGAGAWRRFRHITLPGLGPTFLFVGVTTMIGYFQLFAEPYVMTQGGPLGSTRSLVLFMYEEGFRWWRIGTASSVAGVLLLITLAGALLQFRLQGGRR
- a CDS encoding Tat pathway signal protein, yielding MNTTNPDRLHRFAANVRGRARRRSLSLAVPAIVGVVAAILGVGCGNSVDSDRAPSSLSIHETAFMDTLQARTFGYFWDLCDPRTGLAPDRAPTPSFASVAATGFALTAYPIGAERGYVTRAEARDRALSTLRFLWLAPQDTAVSGTAGHMGFFYHFLVPETGARFREVELSTVDTALLIAGALFCQSYFDGYATAEREIRALADSLYLRVDWTWASVRPPTIGHGWTPERGHLPYDWRGYNEGMILYLLALGSPTHPVAPEAWGAWTDGYRWDAFQGREHLGFGPLFGHQYTQVWFDLRGLQDAYMGAHGLDYFENSRRATLAQRDYARANPAGWRGYGERLWGLTACDGPVHRTLEIDGVTRRFETYWARGASFTSVDDDGTVCPSAAAASLPFAPEIVAPLLLALREDHGDHLLGAYGFRDALNPTFDIDAPVQHGRVVPGRGWYDTDYLGIDQGPILAMIENHRSGLVWRCMRRNPHVIRALRAAGFTGGWLSDAGGGS
- a CDS encoding substrate-binding domain-containing protein; translated protein: MIRLTVYVAAIAMLLVVRGGVGWQRLRDILGGQDAVPSLVVAGRDLAPGLVDVLADGYRSDYPDLAVIVLGGGTNQALEDLINRRADVAFMYRMPTEDERQLFRDADGDTATVLPVALGGIVLLAPAGVESPATTRGELIARFSRGGPGIPPALYAPDPNDGLWAAFRRALDPDAPAADG
- a CDS encoding carbohydrate ABC transporter permease, translating into MNGHRLRTALLHLMLSAVALITLTPLAWMVAAAFMQPGEANSLPPHVLPRDPTLGNFATLFTRLDMARAFLNSALVAVLATVMSVFINSLAGYAFAKLPFPGREGLFRRLAMALVVPAQVGMLPLFLLLRELGLVNTYAGVLIPYLASIYGIFLIRQYALGVSDELLDAARIDGAGELRIFALIVLPIIRPILATLAAFTFLSAWNDFMWPLIVLSDGDMYTLPVALANLMGEHVQDGELMMAGAMLTIVPALIVFLVFQRFFVRGITAGSVKG
- a CDS encoding sugar ABC transporter substrate-binding protein, which encodes MAQRCGRGIVRRLAGLVVPLAALAALVAGCGRDDGGTVVRFWAMGREGEVVRELLADFERENPDLRVDVQQIPWTAAHEKLLTAHVGHATPDVAQLGNTWLSEFVALDAIAPLDARAAADPAIDPADHFPGIWDTNVLDGRLYGVPWYVDTRVLFYRSDLLAAAGHPTAPQDWASWRAAMRDVVAQAGADRRYGIFLPLNEWPPTVILGLQAGSTLLDADGGLGVFSEPPFRRAFDFYLGLFRDGLAPPVSNNEIANLYQEFARGTFAMYITGPWNLGEFRRRLPEELQDAWATAPLPGPEPGVPGVSLAGGSSLVIFRDSPRADAAWRLVSFLSRPEQQARFYDLTGDLPAHRGAWERAGIVDDPRARAFRDQLEHVVSTPKVPEWEQIATRVYERGETAVRGSATVEEALTALDEDVARMLDKRRWLQARKARGAAPDGAAPR